The genomic window GCCACCGATAAACCAGCGTTACCATCCCAAAGAATTTGATTTACACCTGCTGTAGAAGTACCTGTTAATACCCTATCATTAAAATTGCCATTACCAGGTATGGTTATTTTGTAGGTACCTGCCAAATTCGAATCGAATTTGATGTAAGCACCTTTAGAACTCATATAATTGGCAGATCCCTCAACCCCAACAAATGAAATATTAGTAACTGTTGGAATTTGCGGACTTGCTTCTTTTAGCCAAGTCGTTGCACCATTATTTATGGTATTAGCTGGTAAATCATTTGCAGGCTTTGTAAAGAAAATCTTATGCGTAATATTTAGATCATCAACTTGTCTTGGGTCTTTAGTTGCAGGTGATGAAGAAGAATTTAAACTTTTATAGGTGGAAGTTCCAGTTCCATTTGGACCCGTAGTATAGCCTCTGTTGTTTACAAAAAAAGTAAATCCTACTCCAACTTGCCCATTTCCACTAACGCGATAAGCAAATCCATCTTTGGTTAATACAAAAAACTTACCATAGAAACCACCGGTGCTAGACTTAAAATCTCCAGTAATGTAACCATTAAACACATTGGTATAAGCTCTTCCTGTTATAAATGGATAAGTAACTAAATCAGTTTCGGCCAAGCCCCTTGCTCTTACAGACACATCCCATGCTAAAATTAATGGTTCGTTATTTGGTTGGTGGCCAGTATTTGTTGCTGTCCAAGAATCGTTTGCTCCTATATCTGGTATAGTAACAGGATTAGCCAAATCTGGGTTAGGAGAAATAAAATCTATCTCAAAAATACCATCTGCTCCAGTTGTATTTTGTACAACATAGGGCGTATATCCACCTGCAGTTGGCGAAGGACCAGCGAGTTCCTGTGCCCTATTGGCTATCCTACCCGTTGTTGTACTTGCTCCTGAACTAAAAGTAAAGTTTGATCGGCTAGCATTAGGTATAACATTTGGCGCAAAGATATTAATCCTCCCCACCCCAATTCCCTGAGCACTTGAGCCTAGATAAATGTATTCATTATTTTTAACAAACACTTTCATTGTTCCCTTGGTTTGAAATGGCCAGCTATTGGTTGATGTCAACGCAAGACCACTTACCAAGTGAGCACGCTTGCCTGAAGCGCCACTAGGATATAAATCTTTTGATCCGTCAGCAAAAGCGTCGGGTTTTGAGAAAGCAAAGAGCGTTAGCAGCATCGCCATTTTCATGAAGGCCGAACGTTTAAAGCACGGCGCAAAAAAGCATACCCAATTAATAGCTGCCGCTATCTTTTTTGGTAAATGTGTATTCATATAAAGTGATATTTCGTTTGTCCGAACGGACAATAATGGAGGCCTTGAAAGCGTTAATTTTCAGAGAACATCATGATTGCCGTTAACTTTCATAGCACACGCTGATAAAAAACATTTTCAGTATGTACCCGTAAGTGGCCGCAAATATGCGTTCAGATCGCAGAAATTAAGTATCAATTCATTGGGATGCACTAGATTTATGAATTTTGTATACGTAATACTACATTCAATCAACTTGAAGGTTTATCTCGTTTTAATTGTTCCGAAATTGGGAAGGGGTACAGCCTTTCAGATTCTTAAAGACACGGTTGAAGGTTGCTTTCGATCCAAAACCACACTCGAATATAATCTCGTCAATGCTCTTTTGTTCATCATTCGTTAGTAAAAAACAGGCATGGTCGATGCGTAACTTATTAATATAGTTGATAAAACTTTCGTTATGAATTCTGCTAAACAGTTGGCTCGTATAGTGGGCGGAAATTCCCAATAAGCCCGCTACTTTTTCGATCGAAAGCGAACTATCAAGGTGGATGTGGTTTTCGGAGATTAGGTTTTGCAAACGCAGGTTATATTCAGCCAATAATTCTGTCGGAATGCCGGATTTTTCGTAAGCTGGTTCAGACTTCTGTAACGCTACCAGCGCTCTTGAATCGCCCTCAGCTTTTGAAATTCCTTTCACTCTTTTATAGAGATACCTTACAACTGACAGTTGAGCGCTGAGCAGAAAGCCGTAGATGATGTAAAGACCGATGGTAGGAGGCATGGCTTTATGCGGTAGTACCCGCGAAACCATCACTACAACGCCAAAAGACGCCATAAACAGGATCAGTATAGAGGCAACATTGATCATCCTGCTTCTGTCCCCTAATTGAGCTACTATTTTTTTTGAACCTGTCAAATAAATGGCCCAGCACCCGTAACTCAAGAGGGAGACTCCCTGGCATATTCCAAGAACTAAATAATATTTCCATCGAAACTGCTCCCTTAATAAGGGGTCAGACAACAATACAATGAATGCAATCCAGAAGATAGGGATAGGTATGGCATGAAAAAGGATGCGGTTTCGCATTTCTTTATCCATCTCCTTTATAGAGGTGATAATTCCATGATATAACAGCGGGCCATAGCCCAAGGCAAATGGTGCGCCTGCATCTACAAACCGGATATCGCCGAAAAAATTAATGGCTATCGCCGTATAGCAGACATGACCGATAGAGTAGAAATGGTAAGCCTGCAGCACGTTGAGAAAACTATCCTTTACACCCAACCTGTGGATCAGGATTAGTGAAGCACCCGCAAGCAAAAATATAAGCAGTAAAAGTATATTCATGATTTTAGCAGATTGCTACCGGGATATTTTGTTTAACCGAACCCCTATATTCTTTTGGGGTTAATCCTACAATTTCCTTAAAATATTTGTTAAATGCACTTTTCGACTTAAACCCACATTCATAGCTGAGTGCTTCTATCTTTAAATCCAAATCTGCTTCAAGTTTTACTTTGGCATGTCGAATCCGGAGCTCTGCCAGTAGCTGATAAAAATTCTTATCATAAAAAACCTTCAAAACGTTGGTCAGCTGAAACCGGGCAATGCCCGTTTTAGCAGCCAACACAGCAAGTGAAAACTCCGGGTCACAAAAGAGATCGGCATTGGATAACACGGCATCAATTTTTTCAAAGTAGACATTCTTCCCACCGGTTTCATTACCGATAAGGTCAATTGGTGCAACCGTTTTATGCAGCTTCAAATTCAAAGCTCCATCCCTGATGTGCATCCTGATGAAGTTGCCGATCATCAGCCAGCCCATGAAAAGCAACAAATTGATGAGCAGATCTACATCAAATCCATTCAAAATCTTTGGGAATACATACTGACGGATGAGAATGAAAGCAATCAATATTGAAATAAAAATGCTGAAATAGAAGAAATTCATCAAAAACATTTCGTCTCTGGCAACCTTCTCCTTTTTCATCAGCGTAATCAGCGGGAAAATACTATGTCCAGCCATCGAGATGATCATCACCAAAAAGTAAAACAGGTAGTAAAAATCAAGATAATCTCTTTTCAGATTCAACATCGCCCATGGTGTCTTCAAACACAGGTATATCAAACTCAATAAGACAAAAAAGATGATGTTTAATACAGAAAAGATGGTGAATGCAGGCTTTTTTTGCAAACTGAGATAGGCACAAAATGCCAAGGGACCATATAAAACCGCTACCGGTAAGCCCGATTCGAGTTGAATTAACACCAGATGAACAAGTGCTACCACGAAAATAGCTATAATGAAATATATAAATTTGTCGCTGGAGGTTTCCAACCACTGGATTTTTTGCTTATTCCTTACAGACCACGGGTCAGAGCTTTTATCAACGGACACAGCTAATAGTTAAGAAAAAATGATTAGGTAACGACGACTTATTTGATACTATCGGACGAATTTACTTACATTTTCTCTTTATTAATAATATTTGGTTAAAAACACGTAAAAATACTGAAAGTCAAACTGAAAGATAACAGCATCGTCGCAAAAATCCTTGCACATCTCTAAGCAAAACAGTTAAATTAAACGAGGTAATATATATGACAATATAAATTAATATACAAAATATGAAAGCAGACGAACTTTTTTATTCAGCTTTAAGTGACAGATTCTTGCGGCATGCGGAATCAAAATCATCTGCCTCAAAAACTGCGGGGGAATATCAATGAAAACCTTTGAAAAAGACAAAAGCTATCTTTCCCAGATCACTATCAAATAAAGTGAGGAGATTATACGGAAGCGTTTTATCGACAATTTACTGTATGCCCGTAGGTACCAGTAGTTTTAGGAGATATGAAGGGAATACCAAGGTCGGCCGACCGTAATATGAGCAATGCCCCCATAAAAAGCATAAGCCAAGGGATAAGTTTGTTGGTATTAAAGCGGATGTATTTCTTCAGGAAAATCCCTCCTAACGAAATCATGAGCATCAGTGGTGCGGTACCCAACCCAAAGAGAAACATAAAAGCACCACCAGATTTAATACTGCCGGTATTTAAAGCAGTTGCAAGTGCCAGATAAACCATCCCGCAGGGGATGATGCCATTAAGCATTCCCGCAAAAAATCCCCACAATGGCAAATTGAATACTTTCCCCATTAATCTGCTTAGCGGATTGAGTACCCATGACTGGAACTTAGAAAACCTATTTCTATAAGCAGCATTTAACTGTAGCGCTGTAAATAAAATCAGTATAGAACCGATTAAGATACTCAGCATTTTCTGATCGCTAAAAATGCGGATACTGCTCCCTAAAGCACCCACCAACAGCCCTAATATCGTATACACGGCAATTCTGCCAAATTGGTACAACAAAAGCTGAAATCCACTTTGAAAGAAATCCTGTTTCCTGAAAGGCATACCCAGCATAATCGGCCCGCACATTACTGCGCAGTGAAGGCTTCCGAAAAGCCCCATCAAAAATGCAAGTGGTAAAAAATCCATCATAGGGTGATGTTATTTTTAAACAGATAATCTTTTCCTGAGGAGTGCCACTGGAGGTTTAAAAACCACATTCCCCTGGGCATTTTAGTTTTATCAACCAGAATAAGATTCGCCGTTCCTGAGGTCTGCCCCTTTAACTTAACATCATCATTGCTATTGGCAGGCCGCATTAAAATAAGGTTGTAGGTGGCACTATCTTTTACCTGAATGATAATCTGAGTTTTTGTGATGGTAATTTTGGGACTGGCATCATCTTCTATTACATTCACTTTGGCATTGTATTCTGCATTATAATTGATCCCTTTTTCGTAATAATTTTCTTCGATCAACGCATCCCGTCCGTGTACATGGAACATATAAACCACCATCCCCACAATAAACATCATGAATGTAAGCATACCCAACACTATTTTTGTTCCCCAGTTCATAGCTTTTTTTTTAATTTTGAATGAGAGAATGATTGAATGGCAACGATAACTCCACATTCATCATTCAAAATTCAATTCTTCACTCATTCTCATTCTCTAATTCAATCCTCAATCCCTTCCGGCTGTGCAAAAAAACTTGTAGTTGCGGTGCTTAAAACTTTGCCATTGGCAATAATTTCGAAAACGGCATCGGTTTTATATTTTTTAATGGCATTATTTTTCCTGATCAGAAAGAAGGTAAGGTGTACCGAACCTTCTTTTGGCAAAAAATCAGCTTTTTGGATAAAATTAATTTCATCTCCCCTCTCCTTCGATCTGAAAGTAAACTTTACAGCCTTATTGGTTTTGTTGATCAGCTCTGCATTATAAAGATTGCTTGTTTTATCTGCTCCCCTGCTTTGGTATAAGGTGCCGCTGGCTCTTAATACCGTGGTCTGGATATCTTCTCTTTTATAGATCAGTGAAGAAAAAACCATCATTACCACAAACAGTACCGCAGCGTAACCGTAAGATTTTAAACCAATTTTATAGGGTTTACGTTTGTTAATAAAATCCTGATTGAAGAAACCGATCAGATTTTTGGGCCTGTTTATTTTAAGCATTACCTCGTTGCATGAATCGATACAGGCCGTACAGTTTACACATTCGAGCTGTGTACCTTCGCGGATATCGATACCCGTGGGGCAAACCTGCACGCAAAGTCCACAATCAATACAGTCGCCGGCTGTTAATTCATCAGCATTTTTTTGAAGATGCCCACGTGGTTCGCCCCTGGTAAAATCATAGGCTACTACCAAACTTTGATTATCTAACAAAACGCCCTGTAACCTACCGTACGGACAGATTATCGTACACACCACTTCGCGTACATAGGTAAATACCCCATAGAATATAAATGTAAACAGCCAGATGGATACAAAGCCAGAAATATGGACTGAGACGGGTTCAGTTATAATTTTAAAGAGCACATCCGAGCTGATCATGTATGCCAAAAAAGTATTTGCAATGGCAAAAGAAATCACCAGAAAAATAAAGTGTTTACTTCCTTTTTTGAATATTTTCTCTGCATTCCAATCAGCCTGATCCAACTTTTTCTGTTTATTGGCATCGCCTTCAATCCAGTATTCGATCCTGCGAAAAACCATTTCCATAAAAATTGTCTGTGGGCAGGCCCATCCGCACCAGAGCCTGCCCAAAACTACCGTAAAGCACACGATGAACATGATAAAAATGAGCATCGCAAGGGCAAATAGGTAAAAATCCTGTGGGGTAAAGATCAATCCGAAGAATACAAATTTTCTTTCTATAAAATTGAGTAGTACCAGTTGCTCACCGTTAAGCTTTACAAATGGACAGGCAAACAAAAATAAAAGCAGCACATAACTTACCCATTTCCGGTAGGTATATAACCTGCCTGATGGCTGTTTAGGATAGATAAAATTTCTGCCCCTGCCTTTATTTTCTTTTTTATTTTTTGATAACATTGGCTTGGTTTACACTGTCTGTTACTACTTTCATCTCATTGTCTTTTAAATCTTTTGCTTCGTATTTCTCACCCTGTGGAGCTTTGGCTCCTGCAGGATTACTTCCTTTTAGCGATAAAATAAAATTGGTAACTGCACTGATCTGTTTTGGGTTTAAGTTTTTCTCCCAACTGATCATTCCTTTTTCAGGAATACCATATTTAATGGTTTTGAACACATTATTAATGCTTCCACCATGTAGCCAGTATTCGTCGGTTAAATTTGGCCCGATGATGCCCTGGCCTTTATCGCCATGACAAACCACACAGTTTGTAGTAAAAACAGTTTTGCCTTCAGTCAGTACCGTTGGTGTATTATCAAATTTAACAGAGTTTTCATCAATGGTATTGGCCGATTTTTCGAGGTAGGCTGTTTTTTCTATCTTCGCTTTGGCCATTTCATTTTCGTATTCTTTATCCTGCAGGTCTCCATAACCACCAATGTGGTAATAAAAAAGATATGCCGCAGCAAAAATCATTGTACCGTAGAAAAGGAAGTTAAACCAGGCCGGCACTGGGTTATTAAGCTCTTTAATGCCATCGTAAGCATGATTGATTACCAGATCCTTTTCTTCTTCAATTGGCCTTAAGCTTAAAAGTTTTGTCCAGATTGAAGGTTTAACTGGCTGTTGCTTTAACCAGCTATCGTAATCCAAAACCAACTCTTTTACTGGCTTGGTGTATGGCGTAGGATTTAACTGTTCCTGGTACATTACCTTGAATGCATTTAACAGGGTTACTGAAACAACTAGCAGCACAACTGCAAAAACCAAGAGGATTATAATCAGTATCTCCGACTGGTTTAGCCCTAAGCCTGCCTGAGCAGGTGTTATGGTTTCTGCGGCCTTCTCATCTGCAGCAAAGGCTGTAATTGAGATGAACAGGAATAATAACAATAGTTTAATCTTCTTCATATGCAATAGGTTGATGGTCTTGAATGGGAAGCTGGCTCATTACTTCAATATGTTTTTTATTTAGTTTGAGCAGGTAAATACCCACGATTACAAAAAACACCATGAACATGAGCAGTGAGGTGATGAGGTATAATTCGCCACCGGCTAAATCTTTAATCTGGTTGAACATATTTTATTGATTTGAAGGAATGGTTTCTTTATTTGCTTTGATATCGGTACCTAAACGTTGCAGGTAGGCAATAATGGCTACTATTTCCCTGTCGCTTTTAACCTTAATATTATTCTGTTTAAGGTCGAGTGCAATCTTTTCGGCCTGAACTTTTAAATCATCGTTAGCACGTTTATCATAACCATCGGGATAAGGAACGCCCAATGTTTGCATGGCCCTGATCTTGCTTGCTGTGGTTGTAATGTCCAGTTTCTGTTCGATGAGCCAGGCATAAGGCGGCATAATGCTTCCTGGCGACATTGAAGTAGGATCGACCAGGTGATTGTAATGCCAGGCATCTGAATATTTCCCGCCTATGCGGTGAAGATCAGGCCCTGTTCGTTTACTCCCCCATAAAAACGGGTGATCGTAAACAAACTCTCCGGCTTTACTATATTCTCCATATCGCTCAGTTTCTGAACGGAAAGGCCGCACCGTTTGCGAGTGGCAGTTTACGCAACCTTCTCTGATGTATAAATCCCTGCCCTGAAGCTCTAGTGCTGAGTATGGTTTTACACTGGCAATTGTAGGCACGTTAGATTGAATGGTAAAAGTGGGCATCATTTCTACCATACCCCCGATTAGGATGATGATGAGTGATAATACCATAAATTTCATTGGCTTACGTTCCAGAACCCTGTGCCAGGCTTTATCCGCTGAAGAGGTTTCGATAATAACTTTGCTTAATGGCATGGCTTCTGCCGGTTCATTGGCAAGTAATTTAGCCCCCAACATGGTTTTGGCCAGGTTATAAGTCATGGTTATTACCCCTATTAAATACAGCGCACCACCAATTGAACGCAAAACATGCATCGGAATAATCTGTAGTGTGGTGGCTAAGAAATTCGGGTACTTTAATAAACCTTCGGGCGTAAACTCTTTCCACATCAGCCCCTGCGTAAAACCTGCCCAATACATTGGCACGGCATAAAAAAGGATACCCAAAGTACCTATCCAGAAATGGAAACCTGCAAGCTTTTTCGAGTATAGCTCTGTTTTGTAAATGCGTGGAATTAACCAGTACAGCACACCGAAGGTTAAAAAGCCATTCCAGCCTAAAGCACCAACGTGCACATGGGCAACAATCCAATCGGTAAAGTGGGCTACCCCATTAATCTGCTTTAAAGATAACAATGGACCTTCGAAAGTGGCCATACCATAAGCGGTAAGGGCAACCACCATAAATTTAAGGGTAACATCTTCCCTTACCTTATCCCAGGCACCGCGCAAGGTTAACAAACCGTTGATCATACCGCCCCAGCTTGGTGCAATTAGCATGATCGAAAAGGCAACACCTAATGATTGTGCCCAACCAGGCAATGAAGTGTATAATAAATGGTGAGGGCCGGCCCAGATGTAAATAAAAATGAGCGACCAAAAATGCAGGATACTTAATTTATAAGAGTAAACGGGTCTTCCGGCCATCTTAGGCAAGAAATAATACATCATGCCCAGATAAGGTGTAGTTAGAAAAAATGCCACTGCGTTATGCCCGTACCACCATTGTACCAGTGCATCCTGTACACCTGCATACACGTAATAACTTTTCATGAAAGAAATAGGAAGCTCGAAAGAGTTTACGATGTGCAATACCGCTATGGTAACGAAAGTGGCAATGTAAAACCAGATGGCTACATATAAATGACGTTCTCTTCTTTTGAAAATGGTACCAAACATGTTAATGCCAAAAACCACCCATATGATGGTGATGGCAATATCTATCGGCCATTCGAGCTCGGCATACTCATGTGAGGTGGTAAAGCCTAATGGAAGCGTAATCACTGCCGATAAAATAATCAGCTGCCAGCCCCAGAAGTGGATTTTGCTCAGTACATCGCTAAACATCCGTGCTTTTAACAAACGCTGAAGGGAATAATAAACACCCATAAAAATGGCATTGCCCACAAAGGCGAAAATTACGGCATTGGTATGCAGCGGCCTGATCCGGCCAAATGTGGTGTACTGACTGCCCATGTTCATTGCGGGTTTAAACAGTTGCATAGCTGCAAGCAAGCCAACTGTCATTCCTATAATTCCCCATACCAGGGTGGCAATACCAAAGTTCCGAACAATCTTGTTATCGTAAGTAAATTTTTCTAACTGCATAATAGAAGCTGAATTTTTGTATGTTTTGTGTTCCAAAGGTATTCTCCAGTGGACAGACAAAGGATGATGATGCTTAGCTAGAAAAGTGATCTTCTTCACTTTTTTCAGCAACAACTTCATCATCGAAGAGCATGCGGATACCTGGGGTATGTACATCATCGTTCTGACCGGTTTTATAAGCCCAGAAGAATGCACCCAAAAAAATGAGCGCCATTAGAACACTGCAGCCAACCAAAAAGTAAAGGATGTTCATATCAGTTTATTTTTACGGGCAAACCACCTGGTTGCCAAAGTAGTAAAGGAGATAATGGTAACCGTACTGATCGGCATCAGTACTGCGGCCACCAAAGGATAAAGTGTACCCTGCACGG from Flavobacterium sp. W4I14 includes these protein-coding regions:
- a CDS encoding AraC-like DNA-binding protein (product_source=COG2207; cath_funfam=1.10.10.60; cog=COG2207; pfam=PF12833; smart=SM00342; superfamily=46689; transmembrane_helix_parts=Inside_1_1,TMhelix_2_24,Outside_25_33,TMhelix_34_53,Inside_54_91,TMhelix_92_111,Outside_112_125,TMhelix_126_148,Inside_149_160,TMhelix_161_183,Outside_184_192,TMhelix_193_215,Inside_216_358), coding for MNILLLLIFLLAGASLILIHRLGVKDSFLNVLQAYHFYSIGHVCYTAIAINFFGDIRFVDAGAPFALGYGPLLYHGIITSIKEMDKEMRNRILFHAIPIPIFWIAFIVLLSDPLLREQFRWKYYLVLGICQGVSLLSYGCWAIYLTGSKKIVAQLGDRSRMINVASILILFMASFGVVVMVSRVLPHKAMPPTIGLYIIYGFLLSAQLSVVRYLYKRVKGISKAEGDSRALVALQKSEPAYEKSGIPTELLAEYNLRLQNLISENHIHLDSSLSIEKVAGLLGISAHYTSQLFSRIHNESFINYINKLRIDHACFLLTNDEQKSIDEIIFECGFGSKATFNRVFKNLKGCTPSQFRNN
- a CDS encoding AraC-like DNA-binding protein (product_source=COG2207; cath_funfam=1.10.10.60; cog=COG2207; pfam=PF12833; smart=SM00342; superfamily=46689; transmembrane_helix_parts=Outside_1_27,TMhelix_28_45,Inside_46_51,TMhelix_52_69,Outside_70_73,TMhelix_74_96,Inside_97_114,TMhelix_115_137,Outside_138_146,TMhelix_147_169,Inside_170_175,TMhelix_176_198,Outside_199_348), which codes for MSVDKSSDPWSVRNKQKIQWLETSSDKFIYFIIAIFVVALVHLVLIQLESGLPVAVLYGPLAFCAYLSLQKKPAFTIFSVLNIIFFVLLSLIYLCLKTPWAMLNLKRDYLDFYYLFYFLVMIISMAGHSIFPLITLMKKEKVARDEMFLMNFFYFSIFISILIAFILIRQYVFPKILNGFDVDLLINLLLFMGWLMIGNFIRMHIRDGALNLKLHKTVAPIDLIGNETGGKNVYFEKIDAVLSNADLFCDPEFSLAVLAAKTGIARFQLTNVLKVFYDKNFYQLLAELRIRHAKVKLEADLDLKIEALSYECGFKSKSAFNKYFKEIVGLTPKEYRGSVKQNIPVAIC
- a CDS encoding sulfite exporter TauE/SafE (product_source=COG2836; cog=COG2836; ko=KO:K09792; pfam=PF13386; superfamily=158442; transmembrane_helix_parts=Inside_1_6,TMhelix_7_29,Outside_30_43,TMhelix_44_66,Inside_67_77,TMhelix_78_97,Outside_98_124,TMhelix_125_147,Inside_148_159,TMhelix_160_182,Outside_183_196,TMhelix_197_219,Inside_220_233), whose amino-acid sequence is MMDFLPLAFLMGLFGSLHCAVMCGPIMLGMPFRKQDFFQSGFQLLLYQFGRIAVYTILGLLVGALGSSIRIFSDQKMLSILIGSILILFTALQLNAAYRNRFSKFQSWVLNPLSRLMGKVFNLPLWGFFAGMLNGIIPCGMVYLALATALNTGSIKSGGAFMFLFGLGTAPLMLMISLGGIFLKKYIRFNTNKLIPWLMLFMGALLILRSADLGIPFISPKTTGTYGHTVNCR
- a CDS encoding hypothetical protein (product_source=COG3198; cog=COG3198; pfam=PF05751; transmembrane_helix_parts=Inside_1_6,TMhelix_7_29,Outside_30_142), giving the protein MNWGTKIVLGMLTFMMFIVGMVVYMFHVHGRDALIEENYYEKGINYNAEYNAKVNVIEDDASPKITITKTQIIIQVKDSATYNLILMRPANSNDDVKLKGQTSGTANLILVDKTKMPRGMWFLNLQWHSSGKDYLFKNNITL
- a CDS encoding cytochrome c oxidase accessory protein FixG (product_source=TIGR02745; cath_funfam=3.30.70.20; cog=COG0348; pfam=PF11614,PF12801,PF13746; superfamily=54862; tigrfam=TIGR02745; transmembrane_helix_parts=Inside_1_33,TMhelix_34_56,Outside_57_75,TMhelix_76_98,Inside_99_149,TMhelix_150_169,Outside_170_183,TMhelix_184_206,Inside_207_321,TMhelix_322_344,Outside_345_460), translating into MLSKNKKENKGRGRNFIYPKQPSGRLYTYRKWVSYVLLLFLFACPFVKLNGEQLVLLNFIERKFVFFGLIFTPQDFYLFALAMLIFIMFIVCFTVVLGRLWCGWACPQTIFMEMVFRRIEYWIEGDANKQKKLDQADWNAEKIFKKGSKHFIFLVISFAIANTFLAYMISSDVLFKIITEPVSVHISGFVSIWLFTFIFYGVFTYVREVVCTIICPYGRLQGVLLDNQSLVVAYDFTRGEPRGHLQKNADELTAGDCIDCGLCVQVCPTGIDIREGTQLECVNCTACIDSCNEVMLKINRPKNLIGFFNQDFINKRKPYKIGLKSYGYAAVLFVVMMVFSSLIYKREDIQTTVLRASGTLYQSRGADKTSNLYNAELINKTNKAVKFTFRSKERGDEINFIQKADFLPKEGSVHLTFFLIRKNNAIKKYKTDAVFEIIANGKVLSTATTSFFAQPEGIED
- a CDS encoding cytochrome c oxidase cbb3-type subunit 3 (product_source=KO:K00406; cath_funfam=1.10.760.10; cleavage_site_network=SignalP-TM; cog=COG2010; ko=KO:K00406; pfam=PF13442,PF14715; superfamily=46626; transmembrane_helix_parts=Inside_1_6,TMhelix_7_29,Outside_30_41,TMhelix_42_64,Inside_65_136,TMhelix_137_159,Outside_160_322), encoding MKKIKLLLLFLFISITAFAADEKAAETITPAQAGLGLNQSEILIIILLVFAVVLLVVSVTLLNAFKVMYQEQLNPTPYTKPVKELVLDYDSWLKQQPVKPSIWTKLLSLRPIEEEKDLVINHAYDGIKELNNPVPAWFNFLFYGTMIFAAAYLFYYHIGGYGDLQDKEYENEMAKAKIEKTAYLEKSANTIDENSVKFDNTPTVLTEGKTVFTTNCVVCHGDKGQGIIGPNLTDEYWLHGGSINNVFKTIKYGIPEKGMISWEKNLNPKQISAVTNFILSLKGSNPAGAKAPQGEKYEAKDLKDNEMKVVTDSVNQANVIKK
- a CDS encoding hypothetical protein (product_source=Hypo-rule applied; transmembrane_helix_parts=Outside_1_14,TMhelix_15_34,Inside_35_60); amino-acid sequence: MFNQIKDLAGGELYLITSLLMFMVFFVIVGIYLLKLNKKHIEVMSQLPIQDHQPIAYEED
- a CDS encoding cytochrome c oxidase cbb3-type subunit I/II (product_source=KO:K15862; cath_funfam=1.10.760.10,1.20.210.10; cog=COG2993,COG3278; ko=KO:K15862; pfam=PF00115,PF02433; superfamily=46626,81442; tigrfam=TIGR00780,TIGR00781; transmembrane_helix_parts=Inside_1_12,TMhelix_13_35,Outside_36_54,TMhelix_55_77,Inside_78_97,TMhelix_98_117,Outside_118_126,TMhelix_127_149,Inside_150_155,TMhelix_156_178,Outside_179_202,TMhelix_203_225,Inside_226_237,TMhelix_238_260,Outside_261_269,TMhelix_270_292,Inside_293_303,TMhelix_304_323,Outside_324_342,TMhelix_343_365,Inside_366_377,TMhelix_378_400,Outside_401_431,TMhelix_432_454,Inside_455_498,TMhelix_499_521,Outside_522_713); the encoded protein is MQLEKFTYDNKIVRNFGIATLVWGIIGMTVGLLAAMQLFKPAMNMGSQYTTFGRIRPLHTNAVIFAFVGNAIFMGVYYSLQRLLKARMFSDVLSKIHFWGWQLIILSAVITLPLGFTTSHEYAELEWPIDIAITIIWVVFGINMFGTIFKRRERHLYVAIWFYIATFVTIAVLHIVNSFELPISFMKSYYVYAGVQDALVQWWYGHNAVAFFLTTPYLGMMYYFLPKMAGRPVYSYKLSILHFWSLIFIYIWAGPHHLLYTSLPGWAQSLGVAFSIMLIAPSWGGMINGLLTLRGAWDKVREDVTLKFMVVALTAYGMATFEGPLLSLKQINGVAHFTDWIVAHVHVGALGWNGFLTFGVLYWLIPRIYKTELYSKKLAGFHFWIGTLGILFYAVPMYWAGFTQGLMWKEFTPEGLLKYPNFLATTLQIIPMHVLRSIGGALYLIGVITMTYNLAKTMLGAKLLANEPAEAMPLSKVIIETSSADKAWHRVLERKPMKFMVLSLIIILIGGMVEMMPTFTIQSNVPTIASVKPYSALELQGRDLYIREGCVNCHSQTVRPFRSETERYGEYSKAGEFVYDHPFLWGSKRTGPDLHRIGGKYSDAWHYNHLVDPTSMSPGSIMPPYAWLIEQKLDITTTASKIRAMQTLGVPYPDGYDKRANDDLKVQAEKIALDLKQNNIKVKSDREIVAIIAYLQRLGTDIKANKETIPSNQ